The Brassica oleracea var. oleracea cultivar TO1000 chromosome C6, BOL, whole genome shotgun sequence genome includes a region encoding these proteins:
- the LOC106300447 gene encoding importin beta-like SAD2 homolog → MDPSRLAVIIAAAACSPNPNDRKAAEQSLDQIQHTPQHLIRVLQIVVDGGCDPAVRQAACIHFKNFIAKHWDPHSGDQSKILPSDKNVVRDQILVYVSQLPPILRVQMGECLKTIIYADYREQWPHLLDWVKHNLQDQQVYGALFVLRILSSKYEFKSDEDRAPIYRVVEETFPHLLSIFNKLIHIENPSLEVADHIKLICKIFWSCIYLELPRPLFDPTFFNAWMVLFLNILERPVPVEGQPEDPELRKSWGWWKTKKWVAHILNRLYTRFGDMKLQNPDNKAFAQMFQMNYAAKILECHLKLLNAIRIGDYLPDRVINLILQYLSNSIPKNSMYNLLQPHLDVLLFEVIFPLMCFNDNDQMLWEEDPHEYVRKGYDIIEDLYSPRTASMDFVTELVRKRGKDNFPKFIQFIVGTFTRYDEAPLDQKPYRQKDGALLAVGTLCDKLRQTEPYKSELENMLVRHVFPEFSSPAGHLRAKAAWVAGQYANINFSDQTNFSKALHCVISGMRDPELPVRVDSVFALRSFIEACKNLDEIRPLLPQLLDEFFKLMNEVENEDLAFTLETIVYKFGEEISPYALGLCQNLASAFWRCIDSDNGDDETDDTGALAAVGCLRAISTILESISSLPHLYGQIEPQLLPIMRKMLTTDGQDVFEEVLEIVSYITTFSPTISLEMWSLWPLMMQALVDWAIDFFPNILVPLHNYITRGTERYLTCKEPDYQQSLWNVVSLFMANKNIDESDLVPAPKLIGIVLQTCKGQVDQWVEPYLRITLDRLRGAEKSSSKCLLIEVIANTFYYSAPLALGILQRFGFATEILTIWLRMLQEKKKSGVHANFKREHGKKVCILGLTSLLCLPAGQFPGEVLPPVFRALLELLVAYKDQLAEAAKAEDEEDEDDDNMDDFQTDDEDDDGDDENPDETDGSTLRKLAAQAKDFRSYSDDDDFSDDDFSDDEELDTPIDEVDPFILFMDAVTAMQASDSLRFQSLTQTLDPHYQGLANNIAQHTEQRRAEIQKEQLEKQSSTTVAA, encoded by the exons ATGGATCCGTCTAGACTTGCGGTAATCATAGCCGCGGCTGCTTGCAGTCCCAATCCAAACGACCGTAAAGCAGCTGAGCAGAGCCTTGATCAG ATTCAGCACACTCCACAGCATCTGATAAGGGTTTTGCAAATTGTGGTTGATGGTGGATGTGACCCTGCCGTACGCCAAGCTGCTTGTATCCATTTCAAGAATTTCATCGCTAAGCATTGGGATCCTCATTCTG GTGATCAGAGCAAAATCTTGCCAAGTGATAAGAATGTCGTCAGGGACCAGATTCTTGTTTATGTCTCTCAACTTCCTCCTATTTTGAG AGTGCAAATGGGAGAGTGCTTGAAGACAATAATTTACGCTGACTACCGTGAGCAATGGCCTCATCTCCTGGACTGGGTGAAGCACAACTTGCAGGATCAACAAGTTTATGGAGCCTTGTTTGTGTTGCGGATTCTATCTTCAAAATATGA GTTTAAGTCAGATGAAGACAGGGCACCCATTTACAGAGTTGTCGAGGAGACATTTCCACATCTTTTGAGTATATTCAATAAGCTTATCCATATCGAAAATCCTTCTCTTGAAGTGGCAGACCATATCAAGCTTATCTGCAAGATATTCTGGTCATGTATTTAT CTGGAGCTTCCGAGACCGTTGTTTGATCCAACCTTTTTTAATGCTTGGATGGTTCTGTTCCTAAACATTTTGGAACGTCCCGTTCCCGTGGAAGGTCAGCCTGAAGACCCTGAGCTTAGGAAATCATGGGGCTGGTGGAAGACCAAGAAGTGGGTTGCTCACATATTAAACAGGCTGTACACTCG GTTTGGAGATATGAAACTTCAGAATCCAGACAACAAAGCCTTCGCCCAAATGTTTCAGATGAACTACGCGGCTAAGATATTGGAGTGCCACTTGAAATTGTTGAATGCCATTCGTATTGGTGACTATCTTCCTGACAGAGTCATCAACCTAATTCTTCAATATCTAAGCAACAG TATCCCGAAGAATAGCATGTACAACTTACTGCAGCCCCACCTTGATGTTCTATTATTTGAAGTAATATTCCCTCTGATGTGCTTCAATGATAATGATCAAATGCTTTGGGAAGAAGACCCGCATGAGTATGTGAGGAAGGGTTATG ATATAATTGAAGATCTGTACAGTCCCAGGACTGCATCTATGGACTTTGTGACTGAGTTAGTTAGAAAGCGTGGAAAAGACAACTTCCCAAAATTTATACAGTTCATCGTGGGAACTTTTACGAG ATACGATGAAGCACCTCTAGACCAAAAGCCCTATCGCCAAAAGGATGGTGCTCTGCTTGCTGTTGGGACACTATGTGATAAACTGAGGCAAACTGAACCCTACAAATCTGAGCTGGAGAATATGTTAGTGCGACATGTTTTTCCTGAATTTAGCAGCCCAGCTGGTCATCTTAGAGCCAAG GCTGCGTGGGTTGCAGGGCAGTACGCCAACATCAATTTCTCAGACCAAACCAACTTTTCGAAGGCATTGCATTGTGTTATCTCTGGAATGCGTGATCCAGAACTTCCTGTTCGGGTGGACTCAGTTTTTGCTTTGCGTTCATTCATTGAAGCCTGCAAAA ATTTGGATGAGATCCGCCCACTTCTGCCACAACTTCTTGACG AATTTTTCAAGCTAATGAATGAAGTTGAAAACGAAGATCTTGCTTTTACGTTAGAAACTATCGTGTATAAGTTTGGAGAGGAGATTTCTCCTTATGCTCTGGGTTTGTGCCAGAACTTG GCCAGTGCATTCTGGAGGTGTATCGACAGTGACAACGGTGATGATGAAACTGATGATACTGGTGCATTGGCTGCAGTGGGATGTCTTCGTGCCATCAGTACAATTCTTGAATCTATTAGTAGTCTTCCTCATCTTTATGGTCAGATTGAACCACAATTGCTGCCGATAATGCGTAAAATGTTGACAACCGATGGTCAAG ATGTTTTTGAAGAGGTTCTTGAGATCGTCTCATATATTACTACTTTTTCACCTACGATATCACTGGAAATGTGGAGTCTATGGCCTTTAATGATGCAAGCACTCGTGGATTGGGCCATTGACTTCTTCCCAA ATATACTGGTCCCTCTGCACAACTACATAACCAGGGGGACTGAGCGTTATCTCACTTGCAAGGAACCAGATTACCAGCAAAGTCTTTGGAATGTGGTCTCCTTG TTTATGGCGAACAAAAATATTGATGAAAGTGACCTTGTGCCAGCTCCGAAGCTAATAGGGATTGTGCTTCAGACTTGTAAGGGCCAGGTGGATCAGTGGGTAGAGCCTTACCTGAGAATCACATTAGATCGGCTACGAGGTGCTGAGAAATCGTCCTCCAAGTGTCTTCTGATTGAAGTG ATTGCAAATACCTTTTACTACAGTGCCCCGTTAGCACTTGGCATATTGCAACGCTTCGGTTTCGCAACGGAAATTTTGACTATATGGCTGCGCATGCTGCAAGAAAAGAAGAAGAGTGGTGTGCATGCTAACTTCAAGCG AGAACATGGTAAGAAAGTTTGCATATTGGGTTTGACATCACTTCTCTGTCTTCCTGCTGGTCAATTCCCTGGAGAAGTCTTGCCACCCGTATTCAGGGCTCTTCTCGAGCTTTTAGTGGCATACAAAGATCAACTTGCTG AAGCTGCAAAGGCAGAAGATGAAGAAGATGAAGATGACGACAACATGGATGACTTTCAGACAGATGATGAAGATGATGACGGAGATGACGAGAATCCAGATGAAACTGATGGAAGTACACTCCGCAAATTAGCAGCACAG GCAAAGGACTTCCGCTCTTACAGCGATGATGATGATTTCTCGGATGATGACTTTAGTGACGACGAGGAATTAGACACTCCAATTGATGAAGTGGATCCTTTCATACTCTTCATGGATGCAGTCACAG CAATGCAAGCATCGGACTCGCTCAGGTTCCAAAGCCTTACGCAGACCCTAGACCCGCATTACCAAGGACTCGCAAACAATATCGCTCAGCACACGGAGCAGAGAAGAGCTGAGATTCAAAAAGAGCAACTTGAGAAGCAATCTTCCACAACAGTTGCTGCCTGA
- the LOC106297741 gene encoding uncharacterized protein LOC106297741 produces the protein MNALSGGPWRPFGSYLMVQAWTPEFDPLRDEIVTTPVWVRLAHIPVNFYHKTILMGIAKGLGKLIKVECTKLKVERARFARICVEVNLNKPLKGTMMINGERYCVSYEGISAICSSCGMYGYLAYSCPRKVLEETPINVVVPVDMTQKNMEVAGMDTYFIPVRQARKRLTQNGQRGVTLRSNESREMVGNKTLIGSKSRGARQESMSEEIRVSNRFGGLNVEEDMEE, from the coding sequence ATGAATGCGCTATCAGGTGGCCCATGGAGGCCTTTTGGGAGTTACCTTATGGTGCAAGCATGGACGCCTGAGTTTGATCCGCTGAGGGATGAGATAGTTACGACACCGGTCTGGGTTCGTTTAGCACATATCCCAGTTAATTTTTATCATAAAACGATACTGATGGGGATTGCCAAGGGGTTAGGAAAACTAATTAAGGTTGAATGCACCAAGCTAAAAGTCGAAAGAGCTAGATTTGCGAGAATTTGTGTGGAGGTTAACCTTAATAAGCCATTGAAAGGGACAATGATGATTAATGGCGAGAGGTACTGCGTATCATATGAAGGAATCTCGGCGATCTGCTCGTCATGTGGTATGTATGGATATCTAGCCTATTCATGCCCACGTAAGGTACTGGAGGAAACTCCTATAAATGTTGTTGTTCCAGTGGACATGACACAAAAGAATATGGAGGTTGCAGGTATGGATACATATTTTATCCCAGTGAGACAGGCGAGGAAAAGGCTAACTCAGAATGGGCAGAGAGGAGTTACACTGCGGAGTAATGAAAGTAGGGAGATGGTAGGAAATAAGACGTTGATCGGTAGTAAAAGTCGGGGGGCTCGTCAAGAGAGTATGTCGGAGGAGATAAGGGTTTCGAATAGGTTTGGAGGGTTGAATGTGGAGGAGGATATGGAGGAATAA